One Halobaculum sp. CBA1158 DNA segment encodes these proteins:
- a CDS encoding class I SAM-dependent methyltransferase, which translates to MSTGDPGGGATDTDGTDPFGRAIRDFRRGEQDEPLWCVDGDERLEHPIERFYFAERDESVYEALDADGLATPLLDLGAGAGRDALRFQERYEGEVVGLEPSAHLIATMRERGVESAVEGDMFALRESFERDRFRAVYAHGTQLGLARPPHRLREFLGDLAFVTDDDAVAVLDNYDPEAAAARDLLGWRPDPTPGMGYRVMHFEYEGDVGESLLFRPFTPEVLREACVGSAWTVGEVRYTNAHHYEVVLQKA; encoded by the coding sequence ATGTCGACAGGCGATCCCGGCGGCGGCGCGACGGACACCGACGGAACGGACCCATTCGGTCGCGCGATCCGCGACTTCCGCCGGGGCGAGCAGGACGAGCCGCTGTGGTGCGTCGACGGCGACGAGCGGCTCGAACACCCCATCGAGCGCTTCTACTTCGCCGAGCGCGACGAGTCCGTGTACGAGGCGCTCGACGCCGACGGGCTGGCGACGCCGCTGCTCGACCTGGGTGCCGGCGCGGGCCGCGACGCGCTCCGGTTTCAGGAACGCTACGAGGGGGAGGTTGTCGGCCTGGAACCCTCCGCGCACCTCATCGCGACGATGCGCGAGCGCGGCGTCGAGTCGGCCGTCGAGGGCGACATGTTCGCGCTCCGGGAGTCGTTCGAGCGCGACCGCTTTCGCGCCGTCTACGCCCACGGCACCCAACTGGGGCTCGCGCGACCGCCACACCGCCTCCGGGAGTTCCTCGGGGATCTGGCGTTCGTGACCGACGACGACGCCGTCGCCGTGCTGGACAACTACGACCCCGAGGCGGCGGCGGCGCGCGACCTACTGGGCTGGCGGCCGGACCCGACGCCGGGGATGGGCTACCGCGTGATGCACTTCGAGTACGAGGGCGACGTGGGCGAGTCGCTGCTGTTCCGGCCGTTCACGCCCGAGGTGCTGCGGGAGGCGTGCGTGGGGTCGGCGTGGACCGTCGGGGAGGTTCGATACACGAACGCCCACCACTACGAGGTGGTGTTGCAGAAGGCGTGA
- a CDS encoding AAA family ATPase: MSDDEGLPLTVRGAAKRDAGRGIARLSDATMNRLGVLSGETVIIAGERETAAKVWPAGTDAGDDEVLVDGETRSNAGAKIGERVRVHKERVDEADAVTLTAPAALDGVDIDAETLERYAARDLDGRPVSAGEQVRLSHLGGNVFVVAETTPEGPVRVHDGTRMTVRHSTDRAGDATDGASAESGGNADGGGGVNTSSGTGASVDLPTRDRRAGGDRGDGAPGTGAPDAGGDAPATPTPTAADVTYEDIGGLDEELELVRETIELPLSEPEVFARLGIDPPKGVLLHGPPGTGKTLIAKAVANEVAANFISVSGPEITSKYKGESEEKLREIFAEANESAPSIVFFDEIDSIAGQRGDGGDMENRIVGQLLSLMDGLDAREDVIVIGATNRVDAIDPALRRGGRFDREIEIGVPGEAGRREILEVHTRRMPLADDVDVDRLAARTYGFVGADIDSLTTEAALTALRRARREDSAVDLAAVEVTRADFETALATVEPSAMREYVAEQPDTTFDDVGGLADAKETLSRAVTWPLTYAPLFDAAGADPPTGVLLYGPPGTGKTLLARAIAGESEVNFIEVAGPELLDRYVGESEKAVREVFERARQAAPSIVFFDEIDAIATDRDGMGGSSGVGERVVSQLLTELDRAGDNPNLAVIAATNRREALDDALVRPGRLESHVEVPLPDVDGRRKILAVHTERTPLADDVDLDDVAEHSEGYSGAELTAVVREATMRSVERVADEFGEAANDHADALSVTADDFEAALKRVTPPEAAD, translated from the coding sequence ATGAGCGACGACGAGGGCCTCCCGCTGACGGTCCGGGGCGCGGCCAAGCGCGACGCCGGCCGCGGCATCGCCCGCCTGTCCGACGCGACGATGAATCGCCTCGGCGTGCTGTCGGGCGAGACGGTGATCATCGCCGGCGAGCGCGAGACGGCCGCGAAGGTGTGGCCGGCCGGGACCGACGCCGGCGACGACGAGGTGCTCGTCGACGGCGAGACCAGATCGAACGCCGGCGCGAAGATCGGCGAGCGGGTCCGCGTCCACAAGGAGCGCGTGGACGAGGCCGACGCCGTGACGCTGACCGCGCCGGCGGCGCTCGACGGCGTCGACATCGACGCCGAGACGCTGGAACGGTACGCCGCGCGCGACCTCGACGGCCGCCCCGTCAGCGCGGGCGAGCAGGTGCGGCTCTCACACCTCGGCGGCAACGTGTTCGTCGTCGCCGAGACGACGCCGGAGGGCCCGGTTCGGGTCCACGACGGTACCCGGATGACGGTCCGGCACTCGACCGACCGCGCGGGCGACGCGACCGACGGAGCCAGCGCGGAGTCCGGCGGCAACGCTGACGGCGGGGGAGGGGTGAACACGTCTTCTGGCACCGGCGCGTCGGTCGATCTTCCGACGCGCGATCGACGCGCCGGCGGCGACCGCGGCGACGGTGCGCCCGGAACCGGCGCGCCCGACGCCGGCGGCGACGCGCCCGCGACGCCGACGCCCACGGCCGCCGACGTCACCTACGAGGACATCGGCGGCCTCGACGAGGAGCTCGAGCTCGTGCGCGAGACGATCGAGCTCCCGCTGTCGGAGCCGGAGGTGTTCGCCCGCCTCGGCATCGACCCGCCGAAGGGCGTCCTCCTGCACGGGCCGCCCGGGACCGGCAAGACGCTGATAGCGAAGGCCGTCGCCAACGAGGTGGCGGCGAACTTCATCTCGGTGTCGGGGCCGGAGATCACCTCGAAGTACAAGGGGGAAAGCGAGGAGAAGCTCCGGGAGATATTCGCGGAGGCGAACGAGTCGGCACCCAGCATCGTCTTCTTCGACGAGATCGACTCCATCGCCGGCCAGCGCGGCGACGGCGGCGACATGGAAAACCGGATCGTCGGCCAACTGCTCTCGCTGATGGACGGGCTCGACGCCCGCGAGGACGTGATCGTCATCGGCGCGACCAACCGCGTGGACGCCATCGACCCCGCTCTCAGACGGGGCGGTCGCTTCGACCGCGAGATCGAGATCGGGGTGCCGGGCGAGGCGGGCCGCCGGGAGATCCTCGAGGTGCACACCCGCCGGATGCCCCTCGCCGACGACGTGGACGTCGACCGCCTCGCCGCTCGCACGTACGGCTTCGTCGGGGCCGACATCGACTCGCTGACGACGGAGGCGGCGCTGACGGCGCTGCGCCGGGCGCGCCGGGAGGACAGCGCGGTCGACCTCGCCGCCGTTGAGGTCACCCGCGCGGACTTCGAGACGGCGCTCGCGACCGTCGAGCCCTCGGCGATGCGCGAGTACGTCGCCGAACAGCCCGATACCACCTTCGACGATGTGGGCGGACTCGCGGACGCGAAGGAGACGCTCTCGCGGGCGGTGACGTGGCCGCTCACCTACGCCCCGCTGTTCGACGCCGCCGGGGCGGACCCGCCGACGGGCGTCCTGCTGTACGGGCCGCCGGGAACCGGGAAGACGCTGCTCGCGCGCGCCATCGCCGGCGAGTCGGAGGTGAACTTCATCGAGGTCGCCGGACCGGAACTGCTCGACCGCTACGTCGGCGAGTCCGAGAAAGCTGTGCGGGAGGTGTTCGAGCGCGCCCGCCAGGCGGCTCCGTCGATCGTCTTCTTCGACGAGATCGACGCCATCGCGACCGACCGCGACGGCATGGGCGGCTCCTCGGGCGTCGGCGAGCGCGTCGTCTCCCAACTCCTGACGGAGCTGGATCGCGCCGGCGACAACCCCAACCTCGCGGTGATCGCCGCCACGAACCGCCGGGAGGCGCTCGACGACGCGCTCGTCCGGCCGGGCCGCCTCGAGAGCCACGTCGAGGTCCCCCTCCCGGACGTGGACGGTCGCCGGAAGATCCTCGCCGTCCACACCGAGCGAACGCCGCTCGCGGACGACGTGGACCTCGACGACGTGGCCGAGCACAGCGAGGGCTACTCGGGTGCCGAACTCACGGCGGTCGTGCGCGAGGCGACCATGCGGTCGGTCGAGCGCGTCGCCGACGAGTTCGGCGAGGCGGCCAACGACCACGCCGACGCGCTGTCGGTGACGGCGGACGACTTCGAGGCGGCGCTGAAGCGGGTGACGCCGCCCGAGGCGGCCGACTGA
- a CDS encoding metalloregulator ArsR/SmtB family transcription factor, producing MATTDRLERLITDEVGECRASDVDDRLDDLRALEARASVADGDESADLDALSALRSDTRYRLARLLAAADGDLCVCELEPLMDVSSSAVSHALSTLADAGLLSRRKEGKWRYYDATERADAVLEALDATRGGDA from the coding sequence ATGGCAACGACAGATCGGTTGGAGCGCCTCATCACCGACGAGGTCGGCGAGTGCCGTGCGAGCGACGTCGACGACCGGCTCGACGACCTCCGCGCGCTGGAGGCGCGGGCCAGCGTCGCCGACGGCGACGAGTCCGCCGACCTCGACGCGCTGTCGGCGCTCAGGAGCGACACGCGCTACCGACTCGCGCGCCTGCTCGCCGCGGCCGACGGCGACCTGTGCGTCTGCGAGTTGGAGCCGCTGATGGACGTGAGTTCCTCGGCTGTCAGTCACGCGCTGTCGACGCTCGCGGACGCCGGCCTCCTCTCGCGCCGCAAGGAGGGGAAGTGGCGCTACTACGACGCCACCGAACGCGCGGACGCGGTGCTCGAGGCGCTGGATGCGACCCGCGGGGGAGACGCGTGA
- a CDS encoding NUDIX domain-containing protein — MVAVEPYYCHQCGTELIERRIHGRDRKSCPECGHRHFRNAVVSVDVIVRDGEEVVLLDPAAGGPWELPGGHPEFDEGPEVAAVRELREETGLEARAPDLDLLSVVHSVHGERHYHMVTYVLDRAETAGEPTPGEEATAVEWWSVDRALSSPSETREIDREALRSVFVRE, encoded by the coding sequence ATGGTCGCCGTCGAGCCGTACTACTGTCATCAGTGCGGTACCGAGTTGATCGAGCGCCGGATACACGGTCGCGATCGGAAGTCGTGTCCCGAGTGCGGCCACCGCCACTTCCGAAACGCCGTCGTGTCCGTCGACGTGATCGTCCGCGACGGCGAGGAGGTCGTCCTGCTCGACCCGGCGGCCGGGGGACCGTGGGAGCTTCCCGGGGGCCATCCCGAATTCGACGAGGGCCCCGAGGTCGCTGCCGTCCGAGAGCTTCGAGAGGAGACCGGGCTGGAGGCGCGGGCCCCCGACTTGGACCTGCTGTCGGTCGTTCACAGCGTCCACGGGGAACGACACTACCACATGGTGACGTACGTGCTCGACCGCGCCGAGACAGCCGGCGAACCGACGCCGGGCGAGGAAGCGACGGCGGTCGAGTGGTGGTCGGTCGACCGGGCGCTCTCGTCCCCAAGCGAGACGAGGGAGATAGACAGAGAGGCGTTGCGTTCCGTGTTCGTCCGGGAATAG
- a CDS encoding acyl-CoA thioesterase, translating into MATVSDTYIENRERVQPDDANNYGTVHGGNVAKWMDEVGAMSAMRHAGETCVTARINRLDFDRPVPRGDICVIESYAYATGRTSVRVRLRAYREAPRTGVREQTTESYFVFVAVDDDMRPTEVPDITVESDRGRDLREEALDGEHD; encoded by the coding sequence ATGGCGACGGTCAGCGACACGTACATCGAGAACCGCGAACGCGTGCAGCCCGACGACGCGAACAACTACGGCACCGTCCACGGAGGGAACGTCGCCAAGTGGATGGACGAGGTCGGCGCGATGTCGGCGATGCGCCACGCCGGCGAGACGTGCGTCACCGCGCGGATCAACCGGCTGGACTTCGATCGACCCGTCCCCCGCGGGGACATCTGCGTCATCGAGTCGTACGCGTACGCGACCGGCCGCACGTCCGTCCGGGTGCGCCTTCGCGCCTACCGCGAGGCCCCGCGGACGGGCGTGCGCGAGCAGACGACGGAGTCGTACTTCGTGTTCGTCGCCGTCGACGACGACATGCGCCCGACCGAGGTGCCGGACATCACAGTCGAGTCCGACCGCGGTCGCGACCTCCGCGAGGAGGCGCTCGACGGCGAGCACGACTGA
- the ileS gene encoding isoleucine--tRNA ligase — translation MDDSDISDQYTPEAVETAVSERWDETNAYEVTKEAHADDPSFFFVDGPPYTTGQMHLGTAWNKTLKDTVIRYTRMQGHDVTDRPGYDMHGLPIETKVEQELGFDTKRDIEEFGMENFIDECREFALRNRENMDEDFRSIGAWMDWDDPYQTIEPEYMEAAWWALRQVHERGLVEQGKRSISQCPRCETAIANNEVEYEEIESPSIYVKFPLSDREGSLVIWTTTPWTIPANTFVAVGSDLTYQEVEATRDGQTETLFLAESTVEDALRRGRYDDYEVVAEYSGDELVGWEYDHPLAEEVPDHPSFDGAGEVYTAEYVEADRTGLVHSAPGHGQEDFERGEELGLESFCPVGGDGVYTEAAGKYAGEFVRDANDDIIADLDAGGHLLASETHEHSYGHCWRCDTPIVFLATDQWFIRITEIKDELLDNIDDAEWHPHSAREGRFRNFVEEAPDWNVSRQRYWGIPLPIWVPEDAETYDADELIVVGTREELAERVDQEIDPETIDLHRPSVDDLTITEDGTVYERVPDVFDVWFDSSVATLGTIGYPSDETDFEELWPADLIIEAHDQTRGWFWSQLGMGTAALGESPYDEVLMHGFTTMGDGSKMSKSKGNIVEPEEAIDAAGRDPLRCYLLSHEQQEKNLAFEWDGLHEMQSTLNILWNVFRFPLPYMRLDGYDPAEPDPESADLEVVDEWVLSRLQTVKAEMADAWEDYEVDDALNALLDFVTGDVSRFYVKAIRERMWEDEDSASKRAAYDTMATVLGEVTRLLAPYAPYLTERMYQHLDGEATTVHQLAYPEVDENLRDEQLETDMAVLRDVEEAAANARQRAERKLRWPVTRVVVESGDEATRDSVSNLRELLADRVNSRSVEVVDSYGELVEVAEPVMSELGPAFGGDAQEVMAAIEGATRTELEASGRLAVEVAGEEYELEEGMVTFHSQAPEGVVSAEFDSGTVYVDTELTEDVESEGYARDVVRRIQEMRKELDLDVDERIRVSLDVADDRVADFVDEHREYVAEETRTDAFVDRTAADFDLIEEWTVEGVAVTIGVARAEAESPADD, via the coding sequence ATGGACGACAGCGACATCTCGGACCAGTACACGCCGGAGGCGGTGGAGACCGCCGTCTCCGAGCGCTGGGACGAGACGAACGCCTACGAGGTGACGAAGGAGGCCCACGCCGACGACCCCTCGTTCTTCTTCGTCGACGGCCCGCCGTACACGACCGGGCAGATGCACCTGGGGACGGCCTGGAACAAGACCCTCAAGGACACCGTCATCCGGTACACCCGGATGCAGGGCCACGACGTGACCGACCGCCCCGGCTACGACATGCACGGGCTCCCCATCGAGACGAAAGTCGAGCAGGAACTCGGCTTCGACACCAAGCGAGACATCGAGGAGTTCGGCATGGAGAACTTCATCGACGAGTGCCGGGAGTTCGCCCTCAGGAACAGAGAGAACATGGACGAGGACTTCCGGTCCATCGGCGCGTGGATGGACTGGGACGACCCGTACCAGACCATCGAGCCGGAGTACATGGAGGCCGCCTGGTGGGCGCTCCGGCAGGTTCACGAGCGTGGACTCGTCGAGCAGGGCAAGCGTTCCATCTCGCAGTGTCCCCGGTGTGAGACCGCCATCGCCAACAACGAGGTCGAGTACGAGGAGATCGAGTCGCCGTCGATCTACGTGAAGTTCCCCCTCTCCGACCGCGAGGGGAGCCTCGTCATCTGGACGACGACCCCGTGGACCATCCCCGCGAACACCTTCGTCGCCGTCGGGAGCGACCTCACCTACCAGGAGGTCGAGGCGACGAGGGACGGACAGACGGAGACGCTGTTCCTCGCGGAGTCGACCGTCGAGGACGCCCTCCGCCGGGGCCGCTACGACGACTACGAGGTCGTCGCCGAGTATTCCGGCGACGAACTGGTCGGCTGGGAGTACGACCACCCGCTCGCCGAGGAGGTGCCCGACCACCCGAGCTTCGACGGCGCGGGAGAGGTCTACACCGCCGAGTACGTCGAGGCCGACCGCACGGGGCTGGTCCACTCCGCGCCCGGCCACGGCCAGGAGGACTTCGAGCGCGGCGAGGAACTCGGCCTGGAGTCGTTCTGTCCGGTCGGCGGCGACGGCGTCTACACCGAGGCGGCCGGGAAGTACGCCGGGGAGTTCGTCCGCGACGCCAACGACGACATCATCGCCGACCTCGACGCGGGAGGCCACCTGCTCGCCAGCGAGACCCACGAGCACAGCTACGGGCACTGCTGGCGGTGTGACACCCCCATCGTCTTCCTCGCGACCGACCAGTGGTTCATCCGGATCACCGAGATCAAAGACGAGCTGCTGGACAACATCGACGACGCCGAGTGGCACCCCCACTCCGCCCGAGAGGGCCGCTTCCGCAACTTCGTCGAGGAGGCACCCGACTGGAACGTCTCCCGGCAGCGTTACTGGGGCATTCCCCTCCCGATCTGGGTGCCCGAGGACGCCGAGACGTACGACGCTGACGAACTGATCGTCGTCGGCACGCGCGAGGAGCTCGCCGAGCGCGTCGACCAGGAGATCGACCCCGAGACGATCGACCTCCACCGCCCCTCGGTCGACGATCTGACCATCACCGAGGACGGGACCGTCTACGAGCGCGTCCCGGACGTGTTCGACGTGTGGTTCGACTCCTCGGTCGCCACCCTCGGAACGATCGGCTACCCGAGCGACGAGACGGACTTCGAGGAGCTGTGGCCCGCCGACCTCATCATCGAAGCACACGACCAGACCCGCGGGTGGTTCTGGTCGCAGCTCGGCATGGGCACCGCCGCGCTCGGGGAGTCCCCGTACGACGAAGTCCTGATGCACGGGTTCACGACGATGGGCGACGGCTCGAAGATGTCCAAGTCGAAGGGCAACATTGTCGAGCCCGAGGAGGCCATCGACGCCGCCGGCCGGGACCCCCTGCGGTGTTACCTCCTCAGCCACGAGCAGCAGGAGAAGAACCTCGCGTTCGAGTGGGACGGCCTCCACGAGATGCAGTCGACGCTGAACATCCTCTGGAACGTCTTCCGGTTCCCGCTGCCGTACATGCGGCTGGACGGCTACGATCCGGCCGAGCCCGACCCCGAATCGGCCGATCTGGAGGTCGTCGACGAGTGGGTGCTCTCGCGCTTGCAGACCGTCAAGGCCGAGATGGCCGACGCGTGGGAGGACTACGAGGTCGACGACGCGCTCAACGCCCTGCTCGACTTCGTCACGGGCGACGTGTCGCGCTTCTACGTGAAGGCGATCCGCGAGCGGATGTGGGAGGACGAGGACAGCGCCAGCAAGCGCGCCGCCTACGACACGATGGCGACCGTGCTCGGCGAGGTCACCCGGCTGCTTGCCCCGTACGCACCGTACCTCACCGAACGGATGTACCAGCACCTCGACGGCGAGGCGACGACGGTCCACCAGCTCGCGTACCCCGAGGTCGACGAGAACCTCCGCGACGAGCAGCTCGAAACCGACATGGCCGTCCTCCGGGACGTGGAGGAGGCGGCCGCGAACGCCCGACAGCGCGCCGAGCGCAAGCTCCGCTGGCCCGTCACCCGCGTCGTCGTCGAGAGCGGCGACGAGGCGACGCGCGACTCCGTTTCGAACCTCCGCGAGCTGCTTGCCGATCGCGTCAACAGTCGGTCGGTGGAGGTCGTCGACTCCTACGGCGAACTCGTCGAGGTCGCCGAGCCGGTGATGTCGGAGTTGGGTCCCGCCTTCGGCGGCGACGCCCAGGAGGTCATGGCGGCCATCGAGGGCGCGACCCGCACGGAACTGGAGGCGAGCGGCCGCCTCGCGGTCGAGGTCGCCGGCGAGGAGTACGAACTCGAGGAGGGGATGGTGACGTTCCACTCGCAGGCCCCCGAGGGCGTCGTGAGCGCCGAGTTCGACTCGGGGACCGTCTACGTCGACACCGAACTCACCGAGGACGTCGAGTCCGAGGGGTACGCGCGCGACGTGGTCCGCCGGATCCAGGAGATGCGAAAGGAGCTCGACCTCGACGTGGACGAGCGGATCCGCGTCTCGCTGGACGTCGCCGACGACCGCGTCGCCGACTTCGTCGACGAGCACCGCGAGTACGTCGCCGAGGAGACCCGCACCGACGCGTTCGTCGACCGGACGGCCGCCGACTTCGATCTCATCGAGGAGTGGACCGTCGAGGGCGTCGCAGTCACCATCGGCGTCGCGCGCGCCGAAGCGGAATCGCCCGCGGACGACTGA
- a CDS encoding low molecular weight phosphatase family protein: MQNAGRSQMSYAFAEREADRRGLGDRVQLLTGGTRPADRVHDEVVGAMAEVGIDVSDRAPREVTDAELNACDYVATMGCSTLSLSDSVEARDWALADPDGKSPEAVAAIRDEIESRVVALFDEVFGKRESPDATCRDDGRGTAPTDSPTDD, encoded by the coding sequence GTGCAGAACGCCGGGCGCTCGCAGATGTCGTACGCGTTCGCGGAGCGCGAGGCCGATCGTCGCGGTCTCGGCGACCGCGTGCAACTGCTGACCGGCGGCACCCGCCCCGCCGACCGCGTCCATGACGAGGTGGTCGGCGCGATGGCCGAGGTCGGGATCGACGTGTCCGACCGCGCCCCGCGGGAGGTGACGGACGCCGAGTTGAACGCCTGCGACTACGTCGCGACGATGGGGTGTTCGACGCTCTCGCTTTCGGACTCCGTCGAGGCGCGCGACTGGGCGCTCGCCGACCCCGACGGGAAGTCCCCCGAGGCGGTCGCCGCGATCCGCGACGAGATCGAATCGCGGGTCGTCGCGCTGTTCGACGAGGTGTTCGGGAAGCGCGAGAGTCCGGACGCGACCTGTCGCGACGACGGGCGAGGAACGGCCCCGACCGACTCGCCGACCGACGACTGA